From Sporosarcina sp. Marseille-Q4943, the proteins below share one genomic window:
- a CDS encoding ATP-binding protein — translation MSDFDNMRKNLSFLVDDSFRPSLILHLNGDIYYENEPFKMQFDIKNKKNINEIIDSTSMHDWTAFSERAGKSEQMLMEKMSINLCFNEKCQGHMQLFYIPDSKKIIAKFDMQNPCDIPFLKTYFNAFRQSSNFLLLVDHNGKIRDVNEMHTIFINQPKKELVGHCISKVLSIVDPNHDEPVQDILEKVKGHGFVESIKTYQRSLEDTRYYHITTSYDKETNMFFVQMSDSTEKENLQVQLAHSGSLSAVGQIAASIAHEIRNPITTLKGFTQLLKVSATEDSIRYISVIEDEIERMESILGEMLVLSKPSGKKKSVFSLEVLVGDMVSILSPKAVMDGIEVVQQVELSSNPLMFGDPDKIKQVLLNLFKNALESMQIGGTLSIHLAESDGKLILSISDTGKGMTRHQVSQVFMPFFSSKPGGTGLGLPFVLKTVEDHGGAIGVESQIGIGTKFTLSFPRAKEGVNNSLPSKQSIVS, via the coding sequence TTGAGTGATTTCGATAATATGAGAAAAAACTTGTCATTTCTAGTGGATGATAGTTTTCGACCAAGTTTGATTTTGCATTTAAATGGAGACATTTATTATGAAAATGAGCCGTTTAAGATGCAATTCGACATAAAAAACAAGAAAAATATCAATGAAATCATCGATTCGACTTCCATGCATGATTGGACAGCGTTTTCTGAGCGAGCGGGGAAATCGGAACAAATGTTAATGGAAAAAATGTCGATTAATTTATGTTTCAACGAAAAATGCCAAGGTCATATGCAATTATTCTATATTCCTGATAGCAAGAAGATCATTGCCAAGTTTGACATGCAGAATCCTTGCGATATACCTTTTTTAAAAACATATTTTAACGCGTTCAGGCAATCGTCCAATTTCTTGCTGTTGGTCGATCATAATGGAAAAATTCGCGATGTGAACGAAATGCATACTATTTTTATCAATCAACCGAAAAAAGAATTGGTTGGTCATTGCATAAGCAAAGTACTATCTATAGTTGATCCGAACCATGACGAACCTGTTCAGGATATCCTTGAAAAGGTAAAAGGTCATGGGTTTGTTGAATCCATTAAAACGTATCAAAGATCATTGGAGGATACAAGATACTATCATATTACAACTTCCTATGATAAAGAAACAAATATGTTTTTCGTCCAAATGTCCGATTCAACAGAGAAAGAGAATCTCCAAGTTCAGTTGGCCCATTCGGGTTCATTATCTGCAGTTGGTCAGATTGCAGCAAGCATAGCCCATGAAATAAGAAATCCCATCACAACATTAAAAGGATTTACACAGCTGTTGAAAGTATCGGCTACAGAGGACTCGATCCGTTATATTTCTGTAATTGAGGATGAAATCGAGAGAATGGAGTCCATCCTTGGGGAGATGCTTGTCCTATCGAAACCCTCAGGAAAGAAGAAATCCGTCTTCTCCCTCGAAGTATTAGTAGGAGATATGGTTTCAATCCTATCCCCGAAAGCTGTCATGGATGGTATTGAAGTTGTTCAGCAAGTGGAACTAAGCAGTAATCCTCTCATGTTTGGCGATCCTGATAAGATAAAGCAAGTGCTTTTAAATTTATTTAAAAATGCATTGGAGTCGATGCAAATCGGGGGGACGCTTTCCATTCATCTTGCCGAGTCTGATGGGAAATTGATCCTTTCCATATCGGATACGGGAAAAGGAATGACACGCCATCAAGTGAGCCAGGTGTTCATGCCTTTCTTCAGCTCAAAGCCCGGCGGTACAGGTTTGGGTCTGCCATTCGTCCTCAAAACGGTTGAAGATCACGGCGGTGCAATTGGTGTGGAAAGTCAAATCGGCATCGGTACGAAATTCACATTATCCTTTCCTAGGGCGAAGGAAGGTGTGAACAATTCTTTGCCAAGCAAACAGTCCATCGTCTCTTGA
- a CDS encoding B12-binding domain-containing radical SAM protein, translated as MNIVLTTLNAKYIHTNLAIRYLKSYAMPEYEPILAEYTIKDPTLNIVSDIYQKKPNIVGFSLYIWNIEESIKVIRILKKTNPEMVIVAGGPEVTYDFDKWLEKVPEIDFIVLGEGERTFKQLLDYHSGKIGLHEVQGIAYMEDGKMKSTAPGPKLDLRELPSPFRFPEDVPHLSNRVTYIETSRGCPFSCQFCLSSIEVGVRYFNRDAVKDDIRYLMKNGAKTIKFVDRTFNISRSYAMEMFQFLIDEHLPGTVFQFEITGDIMRPEVIDFLNENAPAGIFRFEIGVQSTNDLTNELVQRRQNFEKLSRTVTMVKEGGKIAQHLDLIAGLPEEDYDSFRDTFNDVFAMRPEELQLGFLKLLRGTGLRIQAEQFGYTYIDEAPYEILSNNVLTFDDILRIKQTEDVLEKYWNDNRMPRTVEYLVSEVFETPFDFFQQFGTFWETKGWSRIGHQLQDLYTRLEEFLLEYGKADMNIVRSLMKIDYLAHHTFQPRHIWWTDDLEPEALAAIERSILDDKDLLDKMATPTRLTERNIRKHTFITPVAVRPKAASVQDFAKEDGYLVTFFCKGQNPQFHFLRDQIKIVN; from the coding sequence ATGAACATAGTCCTTACAACATTAAATGCAAAATATATTCACACGAATCTCGCAATACGATATTTAAAATCGTATGCAATGCCCGAATACGAACCTATCTTGGCTGAGTATACAATCAAAGATCCGACTTTAAATATTGTATCAGACATTTATCAAAAAAAGCCAAATATTGTCGGATTCAGTTTGTACATATGGAATATTGAAGAGTCGATCAAAGTCATCAGGATATTAAAGAAAACGAATCCTGAGATGGTCATTGTAGCTGGAGGACCCGAAGTGACCTACGACTTTGACAAGTGGTTGGAAAAAGTGCCTGAAATCGATTTCATCGTACTTGGCGAAGGGGAAAGGACCTTTAAACAATTACTTGATTACCATTCGGGAAAAATTGGCCTTCATGAAGTGCAAGGAATCGCCTATATGGAAGATGGCAAGATGAAATCCACTGCCCCCGGTCCAAAACTCGACTTGCGTGAGCTGCCCTCCCCTTTCCGATTTCCTGAAGATGTCCCCCACCTGTCCAATCGGGTGACATACATCGAGACGAGTAGAGGCTGTCCGTTCTCTTGCCAATTCTGTCTGTCCTCGATCGAAGTCGGTGTCCGTTATTTTAATCGGGATGCGGTTAAAGATGACATTCGTTACTTGATGAAGAATGGGGCAAAGACAATCAAGTTCGTTGACCGCACCTTCAATATTAGCAGGAGCTATGCGATGGAGATGTTCCAATTCCTAATCGATGAACATCTTCCTGGAACAGTGTTCCAATTTGAAATTACGGGAGACATCATGCGTCCGGAAGTAATCGACTTTTTAAACGAAAACGCTCCCGCCGGCATCTTCCGTTTTGAAATCGGTGTCCAATCGACGAATGACCTGACGAATGAGCTTGTGCAACGGAGACAGAATTTCGAAAAGCTGTCCAGAACTGTCACTATGGTGAAAGAAGGCGGGAAGATTGCGCAGCATCTTGATTTGATCGCCGGACTGCCGGAAGAGGATTATGATTCATTTAGAGATACATTCAACGATGTTTTTGCCATGCGTCCTGAAGAGCTGCAGTTAGGCTTCCTCAAGCTATTAAGAGGGACTGGATTGCGAATCCAGGCAGAACAATTCGGGTACACATATATCGATGAGGCCCCATACGAAATACTATCCAATAACGTCCTGACATTCGATGACATTTTACGGATCAAGCAGACCGAAGACGTACTCGAAAAGTATTGGAATGACAACCGTATGCCTCGGACGGTTGAGTATCTCGTATCGGAAGTGTTTGAAACGCCTTTCGACTTTTTCCAGCAATTCGGCACGTTTTGGGAAACGAAGGGTTGGTCCAGAATCGGCCACCAACTTCAAGATTTATATACAAGGCTGGAAGAGTTCCTCCTCGAATATGGGAAAGCGGATATGAACATTGTCAGAAGCCTCATGAAAATCGATTATTTGGCCCATCACACGTTCCAGCCTCGTCATATTTGGTGGACTGACGACTTGGAGCCGGAAGCATTGGCAGCTATCGAGCGGTCGATCTTGGATGACAAAGACCTGCTAGACAAAATGGCGACGCCGACACGCCTTACTGAAAGAAACATCCGAAAGCATACATTCATCACCCCTGTCGCTGTCCGGCCAAAGGCAGCATCTGTACAGGATTTCGCTAAGGAAGACGGCTATCTCGTCACCTTCTTCTGCAAAGGGCAAAATCCGCAATTTCATTTTTTAAGAGACCAAATTAAGATTGTTAATTAA
- a CDS encoding TrkH family potassium uptake protein has product MKFTRENLHRFTPAQVIVFYYFLAIGFSFLLLNLPGVYLPGVDVSFIDSLFTAVSAVSVTGLTPISIGDTYSVFGLCMLMLVLQLGGIGIMSIGTFFWLLVKKRIGLRERQLIMVDHNQYSLAGVVELIKQIVRIIFLIEITGGIILTLYIMKYYDSFREALLNGMFMSVSATTNAGFDITGSSLHPYFNDYFVQTVTMILIVLGAIGFPVLIEVKSFFSKKVPNFRFSLFTKITTVTFGLLLLWGALLIFILESFHSFKGLAWHEKIFASLFHSVSSRSAGLTTYDITQFSEATDIFISSLMFIGASPSSVGGGIRTTTFAIALLFLFNFAQGNNVINIFRREIKLIDVYRSYAVILLAAVMVMTALLILLLTEKDVPVVALLFEITSAFGTCGMSLGITSDLSVIGKLIIMVLMFIGRVGLISFLYTLGGKTNKKPFSYPKERVIIG; this is encoded by the coding sequence ATGAAATTCACAAGGGAAAATCTCCATCGGTTTACACCTGCACAAGTTATTGTGTTTTATTATTTCTTGGCTATCGGATTTTCCTTCTTATTGTTGAATTTGCCGGGTGTTTATTTGCCGGGCGTCGACGTCAGCTTCATAGATAGTCTGTTCACAGCTGTAAGTGCGGTGAGTGTGACTGGACTGACTCCTATTAGCATAGGGGACACCTATTCGGTCTTCGGGTTATGCATGCTCATGCTCGTCCTTCAATTAGGCGGCATCGGTATCATGTCGATCGGGACCTTTTTCTGGCTATTGGTCAAGAAGCGAATCGGACTTCGTGAACGTCAGCTTATTATGGTGGACCATAACCAATATTCGCTAGCCGGAGTTGTCGAGCTCATTAAACAAATTGTTCGGATTATCTTTTTGATTGAAATCACTGGTGGAATTATACTGACATTGTATATCATGAAGTATTACGACTCGTTCCGTGAAGCATTGTTGAATGGGATGTTCATGTCGGTATCCGCAACGACGAATGCCGGTTTCGATATTACCGGATCCTCGTTGCACCCTTATTTCAATGACTACTTCGTGCAAACTGTCACGATGATTTTAATTGTCCTTGGCGCCATCGGTTTTCCGGTCCTCATCGAAGTGAAGAGCTTTTTCTCGAAGAAAGTGCCCAATTTCAGGTTTTCTCTCTTCACGAAAATTACGACGGTCACTTTCGGTCTACTTCTTTTATGGGGGGCTTTGCTCATATTCATCCTGGAGTCATTCCACTCTTTCAAAGGGCTCGCATGGCATGAAAAAATCTTTGCATCATTGTTTCACTCTGTCTCTTCACGGTCCGCCGGATTGACGACGTATGATATTACGCAGTTCAGTGAGGCGACTGACATTTTCATTTCTTCCTTGATGTTCATCGGGGCTTCCCCGAGTTCGGTAGGTGGGGGGATTCGGACGACAACATTCGCCATCGCGTTGCTGTTCCTATTCAACTTTGCCCAGGGCAATAATGTCATCAACATATTCCGACGTGAAATTAAGCTTATAGACGTCTACCGCTCTTATGCAGTCATTTTGCTTGCGGCGGTTATGGTTATGACAGCTTTGCTTATTTTGCTCCTTACTGAAAAGGACGTGCCGGTCGTCGCACTATTATTTGAAATTACTTCTGCATTCGGTACTTGCGGCATGTCGCTCGGGATTACATCCGACTTGTCTGTTATCGGTAAATTAATCATTATGGTACTTATGTTTATTGGACGGGTCGGACTTATTTCGTTCCTGTATACATTAGGCGGGAAGACGAACAAAAAGCCTTTTTCCTATCCTAAAGAACGTGTCATTATCGGATGA
- a CDS encoding TerC family protein produces the protein MEAILLEYAWVLVVLIALEGLLAADNAVVMAVMVKHLPKPQQKKALFYGLLGAFVFRFAALFMITFLVNIWQIQALGAAYLLFISIKALLDRGKDDHDDVKKQRKQSGFWMTVFKVELADIAFALDSMLAAVALAVTLPELGDFHIGGINGGQFVVMLLGGIIGLVIIRFAARQFVVLLEKYPSLETAAFLIVGWVGVKLVVLTLSHPKLQIIDEAFPHSTIWKSIFWVVLLAIAVGGYLTAMAKNRKKA, from the coding sequence TTGGAAGCAATATTATTGGAATACGCATGGGTACTAGTTGTATTGATTGCACTCGAAGGATTGTTAGCTGCGGATAATGCTGTTGTCATGGCTGTTATGGTGAAACACCTTCCGAAGCCGCAACAGAAAAAAGCATTATTCTATGGGCTGCTCGGGGCATTTGTCTTCCGTTTCGCTGCGTTGTTCATGATTACGTTTTTAGTGAATATTTGGCAAATACAAGCGTTAGGGGCGGCGTATCTATTATTCATATCGATCAAAGCCTTATTAGATAGAGGGAAAGATGATCATGATGATGTGAAAAAACAGCGAAAGCAATCCGGCTTCTGGATGACGGTGTTTAAGGTGGAGCTTGCAGATATCGCATTCGCCCTCGATTCGATGCTTGCTGCAGTCGCTTTAGCAGTGACATTGCCGGAGCTTGGTGACTTTCATATCGGTGGCATCAACGGAGGACAATTCGTCGTCATGTTGCTCGGCGGAATCATCGGTCTCGTCATTATCCGCTTTGCTGCAAGACAGTTCGTTGTGCTTCTTGAGAAATACCCATCCCTAGAAACAGCGGCATTTCTCATTGTCGGCTGGGTAGGGGTTAAATTGGTCGTGTTGACATTGTCGCATCCTAAACTTCAGATTATCGATGAGGCGTTTCCACATTCGACAATTTGGAAGTCAATCTTCTGGGTAGTCCTTTTGGCAATTGCTGTAGGCGGTTACTTGACAGCCATGGCGAAAAATCGAAAAAAAGCGTGA
- a CDS encoding SDR family oxidoreductase → MRTHFFTGFPGFIATELIKELIRQDEAEKIYVLVLQHEAENAQQKIRDIMKEVGEEVPVEIIIGDITEPDLALSKESLSEIRRFRLTIWHLAAIYDLAVKPDIAWKVNVEGTRRVNEFVEGHPLIDRYMYFSTAYVAGLREGLLLETELIRPEAFKNHYEETKFEAELLVEDLKSKKPTTVIRPGIVRGHSVTGETIKFDGPYFFMNMIDRLRWLPFIPYVGKTQSRINVVPVDYILKASIYLSSKEEAVGMTVHLTDPSPHPVEEVFRAMTIALTGRKPKGRVPQKIVELALTPTLVQRKLGVEIETLDYLHWNSHFDTSVAEKLLGGSLIVCPDFIKTIPSMAKYYEKHKRNINFHIKIGE, encoded by the coding sequence ATGCGAACTCATTTTTTTACAGGATTTCCAGGGTTCATTGCAACTGAGCTCATTAAAGAGTTAATCCGTCAGGACGAGGCTGAAAAGATTTATGTGCTAGTCTTGCAGCATGAAGCTGAAAATGCGCAGCAAAAGATTCGTGACATTATGAAAGAGGTTGGCGAAGAGGTTCCTGTAGAAATTATTATCGGCGATATTACAGAGCCAGATCTTGCGTTGTCGAAGGAAAGTCTTTCAGAAATACGTAGGTTTAGGCTGACCATATGGCATTTGGCCGCTATTTACGACCTCGCTGTAAAACCCGACATTGCTTGGAAGGTGAACGTTGAAGGAACACGTCGAGTGAATGAGTTTGTTGAGGGACATCCGTTGATAGACCGATACATGTATTTCAGCACAGCGTATGTCGCTGGTTTGAGAGAAGGTCTTTTATTGGAAACGGAACTTATTCGCCCGGAAGCTTTTAAAAACCATTATGAGGAGACGAAATTTGAGGCGGAGCTCCTTGTTGAAGATCTTAAAAGCAAAAAGCCGACCACGGTTATCCGACCGGGAATTGTCCGTGGACATTCCGTGACGGGGGAAACGATAAAGTTTGATGGACCTTATTTTTTCATGAATATGATAGACCGTTTACGATGGTTGCCTTTCATTCCGTACGTTGGAAAGACGCAATCCCGCATCAATGTCGTCCCGGTCGATTATATTCTCAAAGCTTCAATCTACCTCTCCAGTAAAGAAGAAGCGGTTGGCATGACAGTCCATTTGACAGATCCTTCGCCACACCCTGTTGAAGAAGTTTTCAGGGCAATGACAATTGCGTTAACCGGTAGGAAGCCAAAAGGAAGAGTACCTCAGAAGATTGTTGAATTGGCGCTTACACCTACTCTTGTTCAGCGGAAGCTGGGGGTTGAAATCGAGACATTGGATTATTTACATTGGAATTCCCATTTTGATACATCGGTAGCCGAAAAGCTTCTCGGAGGCAGCTTAATCGTCTGCCCGGATTTCATAAAAACAATCCCGTCCATGGCGAAATACTATGAGAAACATAAGCGTAACATCAATTTTCACATCAAAATAGGTGAATAA
- a CDS encoding efflux RND transporter permease subunit encodes MKISNFSIRRPVFTIVTMFLVIILGAVSFFKIPVTLIPELNPPVAVVVTNYPGASSTEVSEKLTKPLEASLSTAPGLKSMQSSSQEGANFILLMFDWSTKIDDVQLDIMQRIDQVPVPEGANAPRFMKFDPAQFPVIQLSLRTSSEEADIRDIAERLETELRRTKGVASVTVTGKLVEEVQVILDQKKLENFGLVQSDIVQAIQANNVSMPGEPIETNDGKQLTTRIISALTTITDIRNVAVGVNPLTDGKVRIADVADVAMLEAKSSSETRANDQQAVLMSVLQESGANTATVSTAFKDALDKLLAQEEYKGVEADILFDQGDYVKLAVGNIGQSLLLGGLFAMIVLFLFLRGIKSPIIIGIAIPYSVIVTFVLMFFADFSLNIMTLGALALGIGMLVDNAIVVIENIERHIAMGKDRVEAARDGAKEISGAITASTLTTLAVFVPVIFISGLIGQIFTEFALTISFSLFASLVVALTVVPMMASRMLTRPRKNIEARRRRSKTLNRFERSVKWSLRHRAVILLLTVVLLAGSGFGLFKVGTEFLPPTDEGFFSISIKMPNGSSLSSTNDVVKKIESRLKEEKDIDVYVSLIGGTQQSMAQGGSESDRAEMYVKLAPLAERNRSVFEFVDDVQPDVLSLVGEDASVSFDMQTAAGSSPNTLSFTLKDTNEARLNESVAKLDAELRKLDSVLEISNNLQDTVEEIHIDVNREKASDLGLAPYQIAQTVNSITRGQFASQFVDKKENVVSIVVQYDERYRNSIEKLKQLKLRAPSGAFIALRDVAKISIEEGPVSIQRVDQAHSVTFNVKYESSRSLGDMTTKVNEIVERIDLPDETEMSYGGDRELFESAINDMLMAIVLAVVLVYIVMAAQFESFKYPFVIMFSVPLMVIGVAIGLFVTNTPISVTAVIGILVLVGIVVNNGIVLVDYINQRKEAGMSSYDAIIASVRDRVRPILMTALTTILGLLPLALGIGEGTEMNQPMGIAVIGGLISSTFLTLYIVPIIYSLFDRQTRRRAVEINK; translated from the coding sequence ATGAAAATCAGCAATTTTTCCATAAGACGACCTGTCTTTACGATTGTGACAATGTTCTTAGTCATCATCCTAGGGGCAGTTTCCTTCTTCAAAATTCCGGTGACACTCATTCCTGAGTTGAATCCGCCGGTAGCTGTCGTCGTTACTAACTATCCAGGAGCTTCCTCCACCGAAGTGAGTGAGAAACTGACGAAGCCGCTGGAGGCAAGTTTATCTACCGCGCCTGGCTTAAAATCAATGCAATCGTCTTCACAGGAAGGCGCAAACTTCATTCTTCTCATGTTTGACTGGTCCACTAAAATCGATGATGTACAACTGGACATCATGCAACGCATCGACCAAGTGCCGGTTCCTGAAGGCGCGAATGCTCCTAGATTCATGAAGTTCGACCCTGCCCAATTCCCGGTCATTCAGTTATCGCTTCGGACGAGCTCGGAAGAAGCGGATATACGAGATATTGCCGAAAGGCTCGAAACTGAGCTAAGGCGGACGAAGGGAGTCGCGAGCGTCACAGTTACAGGTAAACTGGTAGAAGAAGTTCAAGTCATCCTTGATCAGAAAAAGCTTGAGAATTTTGGGCTAGTTCAGTCGGATATTGTTCAGGCGATCCAAGCGAACAATGTATCGATGCCTGGTGAACCGATTGAAACAAACGACGGAAAGCAACTGACAACGAGGATCATTAGTGCACTGACGACAATAACTGACATCAGGAATGTCGCCGTCGGTGTCAATCCGCTGACTGACGGCAAAGTGAGAATTGCAGATGTTGCAGACGTTGCGATGCTTGAAGCAAAATCGAGTTCTGAAACGAGGGCAAATGATCAGCAGGCTGTCCTCATGTCGGTGCTGCAGGAATCTGGTGCAAATACAGCAACGGTTTCAACAGCATTCAAGGATGCGTTGGATAAGTTACTTGCACAAGAGGAATATAAAGGTGTCGAAGCGGATATTCTGTTCGACCAAGGTGACTATGTGAAGCTCGCCGTTGGAAATATAGGACAATCATTGTTGCTTGGCGGATTATTTGCGATGATCGTTCTATTCTTATTCCTAAGGGGAATTAAAAGCCCAATCATTATCGGCATCGCCATTCCCTATTCGGTCATCGTCACGTTTGTGCTTATGTTTTTTGCCGATTTTTCGCTCAACATCATGACGCTTGGCGCGTTGGCGCTAGGAATCGGGATGTTGGTCGATAACGCGATTGTTGTTATTGAAAACATCGAACGGCATATAGCGATGGGGAAAGATAGGGTAGAAGCGGCAAGGGATGGTGCTAAAGAGATTAGCGGCGCTATTACCGCTTCGACATTGACAACACTTGCTGTGTTTGTCCCCGTCATTTTCATAAGTGGTTTGATTGGGCAGATTTTCACGGAATTCGCATTGACGATTTCGTTCAGTCTTTTTGCGTCCCTCGTCGTTGCATTGACAGTAGTGCCGATGATGGCAAGCCGGATGCTTACGCGGCCACGAAAAAATATCGAAGCGAGAAGACGCCGTTCAAAGACGTTGAACAGATTTGAACGATCTGTTAAATGGTCGCTCAGGCACCGTGCTGTCATACTGCTTTTGACGGTCGTCCTTCTTGCCGGGAGCGGTTTCGGTTTATTCAAGGTTGGCACTGAATTTCTTCCCCCGACGGATGAGGGCTTCTTCAGCATCTCTATTAAGATGCCGAATGGGTCATCGCTATCTTCCACAAATGACGTCGTGAAAAAGATAGAGAGCAGGTTGAAAGAGGAAAAAGATATCGATGTTTATGTCAGTCTTATCGGAGGGACGCAGCAAAGTATGGCGCAAGGCGGATCGGAATCAGATCGTGCCGAAATGTACGTCAAGCTCGCACCTCTTGCCGAAAGGAATCGTTCAGTATTCGAGTTTGTTGATGACGTACAACCCGATGTGCTGAGTCTAGTAGGAGAAGATGCAAGCGTCAGCTTTGACATGCAGACTGCAGCGGGATCCAGTCCGAATACATTATCTTTTACATTGAAAGATACGAACGAGGCAAGACTGAACGAATCGGTAGCTAAACTCGATGCAGAACTGCGGAAATTGGATTCGGTACTTGAAATTTCGAATAATCTTCAAGATACGGTCGAAGAGATCCATATTGATGTAAATCGAGAGAAGGCATCCGACCTTGGACTCGCGCCTTATCAAATCGCGCAAACTGTGAATTCAATAACACGCGGTCAATTTGCTTCGCAATTCGTTGATAAGAAGGAGAATGTTGTCTCAATCGTCGTACAATACGATGAAAGGTACCGGAACAGCATTGAGAAACTGAAGCAGCTCAAATTGAGAGCGCCGTCTGGTGCATTCATTGCACTACGTGACGTCGCAAAGATTTCCATTGAGGAAGGGCCTGTTTCCATCCAGCGTGTCGACCAAGCCCACTCGGTCACCTTCAATGTAAAATATGAATCGTCTAGATCACTAGGCGACATGACTACCAAAGTGAATGAAATCGTGGAGCGCATCGATCTGCCTGATGAGACGGAAATGTCCTATGGCGGCGATCGGGAACTGTTCGAGAGTGCCATCAATGACATGCTCATGGCGATCGTCCTTGCAGTTGTCCTCGTCTACATCGTCATGGCGGCGCAGTTCGAGTCATTCAAGTATCCGTTCGTCATCATGTTCTCCGTGCCGCTAATGGTAATCGGGGTGGCAATCGGCTTATTTGTGACGAACACGCCGATCAGCGTGACTGCGGTCATCGGCATTCTCGTGCTCGTCGGTATCGTCGTCAATAACGGAATCGTCCTCGTCGATTATATAAATCAGCGGAAAGAGGCGGGCATGTCTTCGTATGACGCTATTATCGCATCAGTGCGGGATCGTGTCCGGCCAATTTTGATGACAGCCTTGACGACGATTCTAGGATTGTTGCCATTGGCGCTCGGCATCGGTGAAGGGACGGAAATGAACCAGCCGATGGGGATTGCTGTTATCGGAGGATTGATCAGTTCCACCTTCCTGACGCTGTATATCGTTCCAATCATCTATAGCTTGTTCGACCGGCAAACGAGAAGACGAGCCGTTGAAATAAATAAATAA